A portion of the Romeriopsis navalis LEGE 11480 genome contains these proteins:
- a CDS encoding CHASE2 domain-containing protein: protein MTMPKSINYQYQPGGSLPPDAPTYVLRQADTDLYEHLSQGRYCYVLNSRQMGKSSLRVHTMQRLQADGIICAEIELSGIGSQQITAQQWYGGIIQELISGFGLAINRRSWLKDYDDLSPIQRLSYFIESVLLEQVQQPIVVFIDEIDSVLGLEFSTDDFFALLRNCYEKRAAKPEYQRLSFVLLGVATPSDLIQDERSAPFNIGHAIELQGIQLDESYPLMKGLEAIAANPLALLQRILHWTGGQPFLTQKLCWLTSLHPVQIELGEESATIDQIVQQRLIDNWEGQDEPEHLRTIRDRLLRNSSRSVQLLKLYRQILKHGTIPSSRSAEHLELRLSGLIFKRQGVCHVFNQLYQTIFDRQWVEAAIQLYEPPPKLLPWWKAAIIALITISGFMGLRTTGIFWSAELQLFDQMMRLRPDEGADSRLLIVEITAADVQSQSKQERIVSSLSDRSLGQLLKKLDQGNPRAIGLDIYRDYPVASAFPKLTQTLQNHPRLIAICNYADQSQANSTGVAAPPEVRQQYQGFNNVVLDADRVLRRHVLAVGQATPCGNKYAFNLRLAELYLEVEDMRLSFTSQNALQFAPKVFAPLEARLGSYQKAQTKGHQIMLNYRSTEQIAQTVTLREVLQADFDVSQLQNKVILIGTTDPSFQDVHWQTPYSASQANLRTMSGVEIQAHMVSQILSHVLDDRHLINQSHIGLEMIFLLSSGAMGGIIAYLIRKPGFLLLIAGGSISLIFGSGLVLLGLQGVWLPIASGMTIFLVTGASVRLAMQFYQKPILPRSI, encoded by the coding sequence ATGACGATGCCCAAATCGATTAATTACCAGTATCAGCCAGGGGGCAGCTTACCCCCAGATGCGCCTACCTATGTTTTACGCCAAGCTGATACCGATTTATATGAGCATCTGAGTCAAGGACGTTACTGCTATGTGCTGAATTCTCGGCAAATGGGCAAGTCTTCTCTACGGGTGCATACGATGCAGCGGCTCCAAGCCGATGGTATTATCTGCGCTGAGATTGAGCTGTCGGGGATTGGCAGTCAACAAATCACGGCACAACAATGGTATGGCGGGATCATTCAAGAACTAATCAGTGGCTTTGGCTTAGCCATTAATCGTCGATCGTGGCTCAAAGACTATGATGATCTTTCCCCGATCCAGCGCTTAAGTTATTTCATTGAATCGGTTTTACTAGAGCAAGTCCAACAACCGATCGTCGTTTTCATTGACGAAATTGATAGTGTGCTCGGTTTAGAGTTCTCTACGGATGACTTCTTTGCCTTGCTGCGGAACTGCTATGAGAAACGCGCTGCTAAACCGGAATATCAAAGACTGTCCTTTGTTTTGTTAGGTGTCGCAACGCCTTCTGATTTGATTCAGGATGAACGATCGGCACCCTTTAATATTGGTCATGCGATCGAGCTCCAAGGAATACAACTCGATGAAAGCTATCCGCTGATGAAGGGGCTAGAAGCGATCGCCGCTAACCCTTTGGCCTTATTACAACGCATTTTGCACTGGACGGGCGGACAACCGTTTCTGACCCAAAAACTTTGCTGGCTTACCAGCTTACATCCGGTTCAAATTGAACTGGGTGAAGAATCAGCCACCATTGATCAAATCGTTCAACAGCGCTTAATTGATAATTGGGAAGGTCAAGATGAACCCGAGCATCTGCGGACGATTCGCGATCGGCTACTGCGCAATTCTTCCCGGAGTGTGCAACTGCTCAAACTCTACCGCCAAATTTTAAAGCATGGTACTATCCCCTCTAGCCGTAGTGCCGAGCATTTAGAGCTGCGGTTATCTGGTTTAATTTTCAAGCGGCAAGGCGTCTGTCATGTCTTCAATCAGCTCTACCAAACGATATTCGATCGGCAATGGGTCGAAGCGGCGATTCAGCTCTATGAACCGCCGCCGAAATTACTGCCTTGGTGGAAAGCCGCAATTATTGCCCTAATTACGATATCGGGATTTATGGGGCTTCGGACAACCGGCATATTTTGGTCGGCAGAATTGCAGTTATTTGATCAAATGATGCGTTTACGACCAGATGAGGGCGCGGATTCACGCTTACTGATTGTCGAAATTACAGCAGCTGATGTGCAGTCACAATCCAAACAAGAGCGGATAGTTTCCTCGTTATCTGACCGAAGTCTCGGGCAATTGCTCAAAAAGCTCGATCAAGGCAATCCACGGGCGATCGGGCTCGATATTTACCGTGACTATCCAGTTGCTTCAGCATTTCCCAAACTGACTCAAACACTCCAAAATCATCCGCGCCTGATTGCGATTTGTAACTATGCTGATCAGTCGCAAGCCAATAGTACTGGGGTGGCCGCGCCGCCTGAAGTGCGGCAGCAATATCAGGGGTTTAACAACGTGGTTTTGGATGCCGATCGAGTATTGCGCCGGCATGTGCTTGCAGTCGGACAAGCCACGCCCTGTGGGAATAAATATGCCTTTAATTTGCGGCTGGCCGAGCTGTATTTAGAAGTGGAAGATATGCGGCTTAGCTTTACGTCCCAAAATGCTTTGCAGTTTGCTCCGAAGGTATTTGCGCCACTAGAGGCACGCCTCGGAAGCTATCAGAAGGCTCAAACTAAAGGGCATCAGATTATGCTGAACTATCGATCGACAGAACAGATTGCGCAAACCGTCACACTGCGTGAAGTGTTGCAAGCTGACTTTGATGTCAGCCAATTGCAAAATAAAGTGATTTTGATTGGCACCACTGATCCAAGTTTCCAGGATGTCCATTGGCAGACCCCTTATAGTGCGAGCCAAGCTAATCTGCGGACGATGTCGGGAGTAGAGATTCAAGCACATATGGTGAGTCAAATTTTGAGCCATGTATTGGATGATAGACATCTAATCAATCAGTCTCATATTGGACTAGAAATGATCTTCCTCCTGAGCAGTGGTGCGATGGGTGGAATTATTGCCTATTTAATCCGGAAACCGGGATTTTTACTACTCATTGCTGGGGGTAGTATTAGCTTGATTTTTGGTAGTGGCCTGGTGCTGCTCGGATTACAGGGGGTTTGGTTGCCGATCGCCTCTGGAATGACTATTTTCTTGGTGACTGGAGCGAGTGTTCGTCTCGCAATGCAGTTCTATCAAAAGCCGATTTTGCCACGATCGATATAG
- a CDS encoding two-partner secretion domain-containing protein, with protein sequence MPRNLESEGPNAAYQAVLFLSVFVLAAAPQSAIGQIIPSNNWGAENTRLNPVGVVNGQPALTIEGGAPRGSNLFHSFQQFNVNSGQRVYFTNPNGISTIFSRVIGGQTSNIAGTLGVNGVANLFLLNPQGIIFSPTAQLDIRGSLVTSTANSIVFGSQGKFRISSSTAPTLLTIAPSALEFAANQGAIINRSTNLENTNRSSLLLLGSQVQLDGGSISTPGGNVSLGGVRGDGTLVLQQVGNQFQIISTTGTPADVTLQNGAQVNVRSDNGGAVNIQANNFTMQGSGTEILAGIAANSGTSESLGGNIRIAASKSVLLDDNAIIDNSILSGGTGNTGDIHISGKQIIFRNSSHINTELLGSGSLGNIDLRSIGDISFQAGDGTQRLIPRGNGRFSRSGILRRIGVGGIGNIGPLTIISNNFDILKDAAIVTQIAGQGNTDDINIDLQGALNLPELSSIASTISQGGQGSTGNLGINAQSLTVKDASIITSNSSGIGFPGGFKIQVKDDVIFTGFKPGPPLTRITTINTSLRDPAVGRSGDIEITANNIYVTNGATIATSSFGQGNGGNITLNARNDVVVDGVNERGFDSRISADLLKVFFPRFGFLGRAKGRGGDVQITANRVSVLNGASISANINDAPGAAGKISIQAKESVRVAGQGDGIRFRIIDGKSRIVPFPVRPRIFVATAGDTNAPAGVIEIKTQQLLVEQDGNVDATSSSRGVGGNIDIKSNQVLVRSGGLIRTTATDVGNAGQINIDSAQQIQVTGESPKPLPESIISNSAIVARTTDSSSGKGGSVQLNTQELIVENNGLVSVSSQGIGIGGQLRINASTTKLRDRGQLLAETSSNTGGDILLNLSEVLLLRRGASISSTAGTAQLGGDGGQINIQSPFIVSVPGENSDIAANAFSGAGGQVNINALNLFGIRPRTRLELEQLLQVSDPSLLNPSRLTSNDITAISQTSPTLSGNVSISQIDVDPTQAAARLPDDLLDRSNLINQSLCRITQGSQFILTGRGGRPISPTVQTLTPMQTWEDIRFNSPQRIGLVKPPKPSKPNTIKSDALLEAQGWHRSVNGRVHLTANANPAQSIWLSASNCSDKSRQSYFSSH encoded by the coding sequence ATGCCACGTAACTTAGAATCAGAAGGTCCCAACGCTGCTTACCAAGCTGTTCTATTTTTATCTGTTTTTGTTTTGGCAGCAGCGCCACAATCCGCGATCGGACAAATTATTCCCAGCAATAACTGGGGCGCAGAAAACACTCGGCTTAACCCGGTAGGAGTTGTCAACGGCCAACCCGCGCTGACAATCGAAGGTGGTGCACCACGGGGCAGCAATTTATTTCACAGCTTTCAGCAGTTCAACGTGAATTCGGGACAACGTGTTTATTTCACAAATCCGAATGGAATTAGCACAATCTTCTCCCGCGTGATTGGTGGTCAAACATCGAATATTGCCGGTACCCTGGGCGTTAATGGTGTAGCCAACCTCTTTTTGCTCAATCCTCAGGGCATTATCTTCAGCCCAACAGCCCAACTTGATATACGGGGATCGCTAGTTACCAGTACAGCAAATTCAATTGTTTTCGGCAGTCAAGGTAAATTCAGAATTTCCTCCTCTACAGCACCGACACTACTGACTATTGCACCATCAGCACTGGAGTTTGCAGCTAATCAAGGCGCAATCATTAACCGATCGACCAACCTTGAAAACACGAACCGCAGCAGCCTATTACTTTTAGGTAGTCAAGTCCAACTAGATGGAGGCAGTATCAGCACGCCAGGTGGAAACGTTAGCTTAGGTGGGGTGCGAGGTGATGGCACTCTCGTGCTTCAGCAAGTAGGAAATCAGTTTCAAATTATCTCGACAACAGGTACACCAGCAGATGTAACACTTCAAAATGGAGCGCAGGTCAACGTACGATCGGATAATGGTGGTGCCGTAAATATTCAAGCGAACAACTTTACGATGCAGGGATCTGGGACGGAAATTCTTGCCGGAATTGCCGCTAATTCTGGCACATCAGAGAGTCTGGGAGGTAATATTCGTATTGCTGCTTCGAAGTCGGTTTTGCTAGATGATAATGCTATTATCGATAACTCGATATTGTCTGGTGGTACTGGTAATACTGGTGATATTCACATCAGTGGAAAGCAAATTATATTTCGGAATAGTAGTCATATTAATACTGAACTGCTCGGTTCAGGTAGTCTCGGAAATATTGATTTACGCAGTATCGGCGATATTTCATTTCAGGCAGGAGATGGTACTCAAAGACTCATACCGAGAGGAAATGGCAGATTCTCTCGCAGCGGAATTTTACGCAGAATTGGGGTTGGTGGAATTGGCAATATTGGCCCATTGACTATCATCAGCAACAATTTTGATATTCTTAAGGACGCTGCAATTGTGACTCAGATCGCGGGCCAAGGTAATACAGACGATATCAACATTGATTTACAAGGCGCACTTAATCTTCCAGAATTAAGTTCCATAGCCAGCACAATTTCTCAGGGGGGGCAGGGGAGTACAGGAAACTTAGGAATTAATGCTCAATCACTCACTGTCAAGGACGCGAGTATTATAACTTCTAACTCCTCTGGCATAGGATTTCCTGGTGGATTTAAGATTCAGGTCAAAGACGATGTTATTTTCACTGGGTTTAAGCCTGGTCCACCATTAACTCGTATAACTACCATTAATACCAGTTTACGAGATCCAGCAGTTGGGAGAAGTGGTGATATAGAAATCACTGCAAATAATATTTATGTAACTAATGGTGCAACAATTGCTACCTCATCTTTTGGTCAGGGTAATGGCGGTAATATTACTTTGAATGCGAGAAACGATGTTGTTGTTGATGGTGTAAATGAACGTGGTTTTGATAGTCGCATCAGTGCTGACCTATTAAAGGTGTTTTTTCCACGTTTTGGTTTTCTTGGGCGCGCGAAGGGCCGGGGCGGTGATGTCCAAATCACAGCTAACCGAGTGTCTGTGCTAAATGGTGCTTCGATTAGTGCCAATATTAATGATGCCCCTGGTGCTGCAGGCAAAATATCGATTCAAGCCAAAGAATCTGTCCGCGTTGCTGGGCAGGGAGATGGAATCAGATTTAGAATCATTGATGGCAAATCGCGCATTGTACCCTTTCCTGTACGTCCCCGGATTTTTGTTGCTACGGCGGGTGATACAAATGCGCCCGCTGGCGTGATCGAGATCAAAACACAACAATTGCTCGTTGAGCAAGATGGTAATGTTGATGCGACAAGCAGTAGCCGGGGAGTGGGTGGAAATATTGATATCAAGAGCAACCAGGTACTTGTTCGCTCAGGTGGCCTAATTCGTACAACAGCAACAGATGTTGGTAATGCTGGCCAGATTAATATCGATAGTGCCCAACAAATCCAAGTTACGGGGGAAAGCCCCAAGCCCTTGCCTGAATCAATTATTTCCAATAGTGCGATCGTTGCTCGCACTACAGATAGTTCTTCTGGTAAAGGCGGTTCAGTGCAATTGAATACCCAGGAACTCATTGTTGAGAATAATGGCTTAGTTTCGGTCAGTAGTCAGGGTATAGGGATTGGTGGGCAGTTACGAATTAATGCTAGTACTACAAAACTACGTGATCGTGGACAGTTGCTCGCCGAAACAAGTAGCAACACAGGGGGTGATATTCTCCTAAATCTCAGCGAGGTTCTCCTTTTACGTCGTGGCGCTAGTATCTCAAGCACTGCTGGTACAGCTCAGCTTGGAGGTGATGGAGGTCAGATTAATATCCAATCACCATTTATCGTAAGTGTTCCTGGCGAAAATAGCGATATAGCGGCTAATGCGTTCTCTGGTGCTGGCGGTCAAGTGAATATCAATGCATTGAATCTATTCGGTATCCGACCAAGGACACGTCTCGAACTGGAGCAACTGCTACAAGTTAGCGATCCATCCCTACTCAATCCCAGTCGGCTCACCAGCAATGACATCACCGCGATTTCGCAAACTAGCCCCACTCTGAGTGGTAATGTCAGTATTAGTCAGATCGATGTTGACCCAACCCAAGCGGCGGCGCGATTACCGGATGATTTGCTCGATCGCTCTAATTTGATTAATCAAAGCCTCTGCCGCATAACTCAAGGAAGTCAGTTTATCCTGACTGGGCGCGGTGGTCGTCCTATATCGCCGACAGTCCAAACGCTTACACCAATGCAAACCTGGGAAGATATTCGTTTTAACTCTCCCCAACGTATCGGCTTAGTAAAGCCGCCGAAACCATCTAAACCCAACACCATAAAATCCGATGCTCTGCTGGAAGCCCAAGGCTGGCATCGTTCTGTCAATGGTAGAGTGCATCTAACTGCGAATGCTAATCCGGCTCAATCGATATGGCTCAGCGCATCGAACTGTTCAGACAAATCTCGTCAATCGTATTTTAGCTCTCACTAA
- a CDS encoding C2 domain-containing protein — MKYSLAKSAVVGLAGMTILATPLTASAFKVEKPKPSTAKAEYIVLTVVKAKALSKFDPKIRFTKRHRPDFYVKSSCMGKESRSSTKSNQNNPTFNHRLVVRLTERAKARGKVNCQIALYDSDPGLDDLADIAPKSEYRSLSLEYRLGSRFVRYRSKNARSVRDNPRRGFRNIAFIGQTKTVKGTKQKHAASITFKLEYIRR; from the coding sequence ATGAAATACTCTCTAGCTAAGAGTGCCGTAGTTGGTTTAGCCGGTATGACAATACTTGCAACTCCCCTTACAGCCTCAGCGTTTAAAGTTGAGAAGCCTAAGCCTTCTACAGCAAAAGCAGAATATATCGTTCTGACTGTCGTGAAGGCAAAGGCATTGAGTAAATTTGACCCGAAGATTCGGTTTACGAAGCGGCACCGCCCTGACTTTTACGTCAAAAGTAGCTGTATGGGGAAAGAGAGTCGTAGTTCGACGAAGAGTAACCAAAATAACCCAACGTTCAACCATCGATTAGTAGTAAGGCTAACTGAACGTGCTAAAGCGCGCGGGAAAGTGAACTGTCAGATTGCACTATACGACAGCGATCCAGGATTAGATGATCTAGCCGATATTGCTCCGAAATCTGAGTATCGTAGTTTATCGCTTGAATATCGGTTGGGCAGTCGCTTCGTTCGATATCGTTCTAAAAACGCGCGCTCCGTTCGAGACAATCCTAGGCGTGGATTTAGGAATATTGCCTTTATTGGTCAAACAAAGACTGTCAAAGGCACTAAGCAAAAACATGCTGCCAGTATCACTTTCAAACTTGAATATATACGCCGCTAA
- a CDS encoding AAA-like domain-containing protein: protein MLTCSELAMVMTNFDLKAAINIANQIVYIHAKRNLTDIERIVMEGAWERLDYDQIAAQNQYATSYISQDVAPKLWKLLSDALDEKVKKSNFKSALHRYWETHNQLESAGMAQPNQNRQKLVTLPSGQLYVDRPPIEQICCETLMQPGALIRIKAPQLMGKTRLMEYVMTQLQTQDYRTINLSFELADRRTHLTDLDRFLRWFCVNLSHELNLPNQLDEYWDEAGMGSKVSCTTYVEEYLLAQSEQPLVLCLDDVDLLFPHPEVYEDFFGLLRSWYEKARSRPIWQRLRLMISHATNVYIQLNINQSPFNVGLPVELPEFTLEQTQAFAALYELNSFTIPENQAQLTQLTQMIGGHPYLLEQALAHLKAHPETDLTAFLADAPTDAGIFSNHLREHWLVLQSHPEVAETLQAIVNATEPIALEPVKSHLLQGMGLITLVGNRVKPRCALYQQYFQAGLGGANDDAQID, encoded by the coding sequence ATGACGAACTTTGATCTCAAAGCAGCAATCAATATTGCGAACCAAATTGTTTATATACATGCAAAGCGCAATTTGACCGATATTGAGCGGATTGTGATGGAAGGCGCCTGGGAGCGTCTCGACTACGATCAAATTGCAGCACAAAATCAATATGCTACGAGCTATATCAGCCAAGATGTTGCCCCTAAGCTTTGGAAACTGTTGTCCGATGCACTAGACGAAAAAGTTAAGAAAAGTAACTTCAAATCTGCGCTGCACCGCTACTGGGAAACCCATAATCAGCTTGAATCAGCCGGTATGGCACAGCCCAACCAAAACCGGCAAAAACTGGTCACACTGCCTTCCGGACAACTCTACGTTGATCGTCCCCCGATCGAGCAAATCTGCTGTGAAACGCTGATGCAACCCGGTGCTTTGATTCGGATTAAAGCACCGCAACTCATGGGTAAGACTCGCTTGATGGAGTACGTCATGACCCAACTCCAGACCCAGGATTACCGGACGATTAATCTTAGCTTTGAACTCGCTGATCGGCGGACTCATCTGACGGATCTCGATCGGTTTCTCCGCTGGTTTTGTGTCAACCTCAGTCATGAACTCAATCTTCCCAATCAACTGGATGAATATTGGGATGAAGCCGGTATGGGCAGTAAAGTCAGTTGCACCACTTATGTCGAAGAATATCTACTAGCACAGTCGGAGCAGCCCCTAGTCCTATGTTTGGATGATGTTGATTTGCTCTTTCCCCATCCAGAAGTTTATGAGGACTTCTTTGGTCTTCTGCGATCGTGGTACGAAAAGGCTCGTAGCCGACCCATCTGGCAGCGCCTCCGCCTAATGATTAGTCATGCGACGAATGTTTATATCCAACTCAATATCAATCAGTCACCGTTTAATGTCGGTCTGCCGGTCGAGTTACCGGAATTTACCCTGGAGCAAACCCAAGCCTTTGCGGCGCTTTATGAGTTAAACAGCTTTACCATCCCCGAGAATCAAGCCCAATTGACGCAATTGACGCAGATGATTGGTGGACATCCCTATCTCTTAGAACAGGCGCTGGCGCATCTCAAGGCTCACCCCGAAACAGATTTGACTGCATTTCTGGCGGATGCGCCCACGGATGCAGGGATCTTTAGCAATCATCTACGGGAACATTGGCTTGTACTGCAATCCCATCCGGAAGTTGCTGAAACCTTACAGGCAATCGTCAATGCCACAGAACCGATTGCCCTTGAGCCGGTCAAATCGCATTTGCTACAAGGCATGGGGCTCATTACTTTAGTAGGTAACCGTGTAAAACCTCGCTGTGCGCTTTACCAGCAATACTTCCAAGCAGGATTGGGAGGCGCAAATGACGATGCCCAAATCGATTAA
- a CDS encoding C2 domain-containing protein, with protein MKYPLAQIGLVSLTCLSSFMMPLTASAQTPTGKQTGTVTLTVLKAKALSKFDRSIPFSKKGRPDFYVLTKVNTQRGHTVSLKRNNQNNPTFNHKLTSRIPENNLVEYTIRLKESDAGRDDTADINPVRRRNNLEVIYDANARAVFMPNGRRLGRLGETITVQGDSKSRRASITFKLELNTR; from the coding sequence ATGAAATATCCGCTGGCTCAGATCGGCTTAGTTAGCTTAACTTGCTTATCCAGTTTCATGATGCCATTAACAGCATCAGCACAAACCCCAACAGGTAAGCAAACAGGTACAGTAACCTTGACAGTACTGAAAGCCAAAGCCCTGAGTAAATTTGATCGCTCCATCCCTTTCAGTAAAAAAGGACGCCCTGACTTCTATGTTCTGACCAAGGTGAATACGCAGAGAGGACATACTGTCAGCCTTAAGCGGAACAACCAGAATAATCCCACTTTCAATCACAAGCTGACTAGTCGGATACCAGAGAATAACTTGGTGGAATATACGATCAGGCTCAAGGAAAGTGACGCTGGTCGAGATGATACCGCTGATATTAATCCAGTTCGGCGACGTAACAATCTTGAAGTGATCTATGACGCAAACGCCCGAGCTGTATTTATGCCCAATGGCAGACGCCTCGGTCGCCTGGGAGAAACCATCACCGTCCAGGGTGATAGCAAAAGCCGGCGGGCCAGTATTACGTTCAAACTTGAGCTTAATACCCGCTAG